In one Dama dama isolate Ldn47 chromosome 5, ASM3311817v1, whole genome shotgun sequence genomic region, the following are encoded:
- the LOC133055888 gene encoding regakine-1-like, translated as MRVSLATLAFLLTLAILHSEANEETADNLHACCLAFTTRTIPRSHVENYQRTSDMCPQPGIIFQIRRGRSICADPGQAWVQKYIKYLNQKSKGAGSSGTFTVEGS; from the exons ATGAGGGTCAGCCTGGCTACCCTGGCCTTCCTCCTCACTCTTGCCATCCTGCACTCAGAGGCTAATGAAG AAACAGCTGATAACCTGCATGCCTGCTGTCTTGCCTTCACAACAAGGACAATCCCACGCTCTCATGTGGAAAATTATCAAAGGACCAGTGACATGtgcccccagccagggatcaT CTTCCAGATCAGACGTGGGCGATCGATCTGTGCCGACCCAGGCCAGGCCTGGGTGCAGAAGTACATCAAATACCTGAACCAAAAGTCCAAGGGAGCTGGGAGCAGTGGGACCTTCACAGTCGAGGGATCATGA
- the LOC133056891 gene encoding C-C motif chemokine 15-like isoform X2 produces MKTSIAALPFLILAAQAARGEFKDMVSNLKLELSRPDLDRHSLSHGGFHRPTDCCTSYTQRNIRCVFMEGYIDTSSECSQPAVIFVTKKGQHVCADPNNERVQKCKSELRLGSAVEDLRSLLLEPGRLERGPSAPSLLPHSPHWRALA; encoded by the exons atgaagacctccATAGCTGCCCTCCCCTTCCTCATCCTCGCTGCCCAGGCTGCACGTGGTGAGTTCA AAGACATGGTGTCAAACCTGAAGCTTGAACTCTCAAGGCCAGACCTGGATCGACACTCCTTGTCTCACGGAG GCTTTCACCGGCCCACGGACTGCTGCACGTCTTACACCCAAAGAAACATCCGATGTGTATTCATGGAAGGTTATATAGACACGAGCAGCGAGTGCTCCCAGCCAGCTGTCAT CTTCGTCACCAAGAAGGGGCAGCATGTCTGCGCTGATCCTAACAATGAGCGAGTTCAGAAATGCAAGTCGGAGCTGAGGCTGGGGTCAGCCGTAGAGGACCTGAGATCGCTATTGCTTGAGCCGGGGCGCCTGGAGCGGGGCCCCTCTGCTCCGTCTCTCTTGCCCCACAGTCCTCATTGGAGGGCCCTGGCctga
- the LOC133056891 gene encoding C-C motif chemokine 15-like isoform X4, with translation MKTSIAALPFLILAAQAAREDMVSNLKLELSRPDLDRHSLSHGGFHRPTDCCTSYTQRNIRCVFMEGYIDTSSECSQPAVIFVTKKGQHVCADPNNERVQKCKSELRLGSAVEDLRSLLLEPGRLERGPSAPSLLPHSPHWRALA, from the exons atgaagacctccATAGCTGCCCTCCCCTTCCTCATCCTCGCTGCCCAGGCTGCACGTG AAGACATGGTGTCAAACCTGAAGCTTGAACTCTCAAGGCCAGACCTGGATCGACACTCCTTGTCTCACGGAG GCTTTCACCGGCCCACGGACTGCTGCACGTCTTACACCCAAAGAAACATCCGATGTGTATTCATGGAAGGTTATATAGACACGAGCAGCGAGTGCTCCCAGCCAGCTGTCAT CTTCGTCACCAAGAAGGGGCAGCATGTCTGCGCTGATCCTAACAATGAGCGAGTTCAGAAATGCAAGTCGGAGCTGAGGCTGGGGTCAGCCGTAGAGGACCTGAGATCGCTATTGCTTGAGCCGGGGCGCCTGGAGCGGGGCCCCTCTGCTCCGTCTCTCTTGCCCCACAGTCCTCATTGGAGGGCCCTGGCctga
- the LOC133056891 gene encoding C-C motif chemokine 15-like isoform X3, producing MKTSIAALPFLILAAQAAREDMVSNLKLELSRPDLDRHSLSHGAGFHRPTDCCTSYTQRNIRCVFMEGYIDTSSECSQPAVIFVTKKGQHVCADPNNERVQKCKSELRLGSAVEDLRSLLLEPGRLERGPSAPSLLPHSPHWRALA from the exons atgaagacctccATAGCTGCCCTCCCCTTCCTCATCCTCGCTGCCCAGGCTGCACGTG AAGACATGGTGTCAAACCTGAAGCTTGAACTCTCAAGGCCAGACCTGGATCGACACTCCTTGTCTCACGGAG CAGGCTTTCACCGGCCCACGGACTGCTGCACGTCTTACACCCAAAGAAACATCCGATGTGTATTCATGGAAGGTTATATAGACACGAGCAGCGAGTGCTCCCAGCCAGCTGTCAT CTTCGTCACCAAGAAGGGGCAGCATGTCTGCGCTGATCCTAACAATGAGCGAGTTCAGAAATGCAAGTCGGAGCTGAGGCTGGGGTCAGCCGTAGAGGACCTGAGATCGCTATTGCTTGAGCCGGGGCGCCTGGAGCGGGGCCCCTCTGCTCCGTCTCTCTTGCCCCACAGTCCTCATTGGAGGGCCCTGGCctga
- the LOC133056891 gene encoding C-C motif chemokine 15-like isoform X1, with amino-acid sequence MKTSIAALPFLILAAQAARGEFKDMVSNLKLELSRPDLDRHSLSHGAGFHRPTDCCTSYTQRNIRCVFMEGYIDTSSECSQPAVIFVTKKGQHVCADPNNERVQKCKSELRLGSAVEDLRSLLLEPGRLERGPSAPSLLPHSPHWRALA; translated from the exons atgaagacctccATAGCTGCCCTCCCCTTCCTCATCCTCGCTGCCCAGGCTGCACGTGGTGAGTTCA AAGACATGGTGTCAAACCTGAAGCTTGAACTCTCAAGGCCAGACCTGGATCGACACTCCTTGTCTCACGGAG CAGGCTTTCACCGGCCCACGGACTGCTGCACGTCTTACACCCAAAGAAACATCCGATGTGTATTCATGGAAGGTTATATAGACACGAGCAGCGAGTGCTCCCAGCCAGCTGTCAT CTTCGTCACCAAGAAGGGGCAGCATGTCTGCGCTGATCCTAACAATGAGCGAGTTCAGAAATGCAAGTCGGAGCTGAGGCTGGGGTCAGCCGTAGAGGACCTGAGATCGCTATTGCTTGAGCCGGGGCGCCTGGAGCGGGGCCCCTCTGCTCCGTCTCTCTTGCCCCACAGTCCTCATTGGAGGGCCCTGGCctga
- the LOC133056892 gene encoding C-C motif chemokine 14-like isoform X3 — protein sequence MKVSMAAVSFLLLLSTTVALGSENESSSRLYHSTECCFNYVSRAIPRQLVSSYYETSSLCSKPGIIFVTRKGLYVCANPRDGWVWDYIKELEE from the exons ATGAAGGTCTCCATGGCAgctgtctccttcctcctcctcctcagcacCACTGTGGCCCTTGGGTCCGAGAATGAATCCTCTTCAA GACTTTACCACTCCACGGAGTGCTGCTTCAACTATGTGAGCCGGGCAATCCCCCGGCAGCTCGTTTCAAGCTATTATGAGACCAGCAGCCTGTGCTCCAAGCCTGGAATCAT CTTCGTCACCAGGAAGGGCCTTTACGTCTGTGCCAACCCCCGTGATGGCTGGGTCTGGGACTATATCAAGGAACTGGAGGAGTGA
- the LOC133056892 gene encoding C-C motif chemokine 14-like isoform X2, giving the protein MKVSMAAVSFLLLLSTTVALGSENESSSKGLYHSTECCFNYVSRAIPRQLVSSYYETSSLCSKPGIIFVTRKGLYVCANPRDGWVWDYIKELEE; this is encoded by the exons ATGAAGGTCTCCATGGCAgctgtctccttcctcctcctcctcagcacCACTGTGGCCCTTGGGTCCGAGAATGAATCCTCTTCAA AAGGACTTTACCACTCCACGGAGTGCTGCTTCAACTATGTGAGCCGGGCAATCCCCCGGCAGCTCGTTTCAAGCTATTATGAGACCAGCAGCCTGTGCTCCAAGCCTGGAATCAT CTTCGTCACCAGGAAGGGCCTTTACGTCTGTGCCAACCCCCGTGATGGCTGGGTCTGGGACTATATCAAGGAACTGGAGGAGTGA